Genomic DNA from Solanum dulcamara chromosome 4, daSolDulc1.2, whole genome shotgun sequence:
TTCCTAACAAGAAgtattattatgttatattgTTATATGTAGTTGAAGGGCAGGTCTAGCTCCTGGCCATATGTTAGAAGTAATATTCCTAAAGGCTTGTAGATCTATGTTGTATGTCTAGTGAGTAAGGTGTGGCCTTACCGATCTTGCGATTGATTGATGTCTCAGACGCTGACCTTGTTGGCTTGTATGTAAATAGTTTGAGTTGTTAGCCTATACAAGTTTTTGTATAACTTGCCTTGTCAGCCCATGTGTTTAGTAGAGCTCAggttatatgaattttatggttCACTCGATCAAGTGAGACGGGTCTCGCCTCCCTAGGTTTTGAGCATGACACAAAATCTAAAGACATCACTATTCTCAATAATCCTTTGTGGCCAATTTGTAATTTATTCTTTGTTTATGTATAGATATTTTTTGGGACATCAATGGTAGATTTAAAAAAAGGTAAGTGAAAAGAAATTTGATCCTCAAAATAATAAATGCAAATTAACCGTTGAATTGAAGAAGGCAAAAAATTCATGTTTGAGAAGGATTAATATATCCAAGAACTTTGCGATCAAAGATATCCCTACATgacttctattttaatttaaaaatttagaaaaataagtttaaatcaattttttctCATAAGTCAAAACCTAAAAAGgtatatttgaattattcgaCAAATTTCGGAGGCTGCTACTGGCCAAGCCCACTTGCTTCAGAGTGTGCTATTGTGTGGAGCGAAGAGAGACGGTAGAAGACCACACCAGACAAGATCCGAACACTTGCCCCCGATCAACTTCCGAATCATCATTGCAAAAGTTATATTAACCTCATTTAATATAAGTTCAAGACacccaaggactctaaccataTATGGACTTGTAATCAATCCATAGATACCAATAGAAATTAAATAGGCATTCAAAACAAGTACATGTTGTATATCAGCAAAAATATGACACTTTTTTAATGGACTGAATTCAAAACCTAACTTaactttttgttgttgttttacaCATATCTACTCAAATAGTAGTATGTCGAACTATGGGATTAAACTAGTGGGCTAACCCCACTAGTACAGGAATAGTAATGATGCTGGTTAGGATTGATTCCGACTTGAAAAGGTATCGGACAACTCTCTAGGTTTACACTTTATCTGGAACATTCGTCTACGACTTGATATGGAATATAGTACAATAGGAATTGCAGCCAATGTACAACATTGTAGTTTGACTATATATAGTCTTTAACAAAACTTGAGAGTTTGTGGGGTGAACTATGTTGCAGGCTTAAGCAATCTGGATATTTTCTGTTTGATTCTTCCTAAAACGAGCCAATATAGATAATTAACACTTGGAAGtctaaaatatatgtacataatcTTGTCGCAACTAATATACAAAATGTCATGCTATATATGTATTCTAAACGTGGAAAGGTTTCCGAGGTGTTGGAGATCGATTCTCCAGTGACTGCAATCTTTGTTTTAAATGGAAAACTTCAACCTGCAAAACCAATGAATATTCCCTGGATAAGTATAGTCTCAAGATTTGGAGTAAGATGAAGAAGCAACATCAAGCATAAAAACAATTAAATCTCTCCATTATCTGCTTACGATGTAATCGTCGCAAGTTAATAACTGAAAGAGCTAAAAAAAATCGAACACGTGACCAAAATGTGCATAATCAATTATATATTCCGATAATTGTATAACTTGAGTGGTAAATCACAAATAGAGCAGCTATATTCTAAAGGTCTGTTGATTTTCACCAGGTTCTTCCCAATGCTTTTTTTTTCCTTGCCCAAGCATCCCCATCCCCACCCCAGAATAAGagctaaaatatgaataatgtaAAATAATATGTAGCCTATGATTTCCTTTATCATCTAATCTTATGCTTGTGATCATACCTGCAACTGAAAAGCTCTTGCCCTTTCTCCAGCAAGGACTCCCCTTGTTGTATGCAGTTCCTGCATTGGATATCATAGACATAAACTTAATAAGAGTGGGCTGAAAAGTTGGCTCAGACATGCTAGGAATAGATAATCCAATAAAATCGCTCTCTACCTTCTGTGTATCATCCATAACTGCCTTGAGGAAAGCTACATCATGCTCAAGCCTAACATTATCAGAGTGGACAATGTTGGATAAACTGTTAGCCTCTTCCTGGGCCAATTCAACACTAGCTAGCTTTTCTTTAAGCAACTCCATCTCCTTTACAGTATCAGCCATCTTTTTCTCCATCTCCTGTCTACTCTTAAGAGAAGATGATAAATTTTTCTCGGCTGCTTCACGTCCAGCCAATGCAGTTGCCAGCTGTCCTTCTAGAATTCCGTTCTTTCTCATTAGGGAAGAAAGTTTTGCTTCATACTGCTGACAAGCACCGGATGAAGCTGGCAATCCAGCTTTATAATCACCCTCTTGGAAGACAAAGTCATCAGTGTCTTGAAAAAAGTTTGCACTTGCTTGTCTGTAATTAGTAGGCAAATGCCCAGATTCAGAGACAGTAGACATCTCCTCAGACATAATTTTACCTCCACTGCTGCATGATTTGATTCCTATGTCTAGTTGGTTTGCTCCTTGTTCCTTAGAATGAAGATGAATGAAACATCAGTTTGACTGAGAAAAACAAAGTGAACTTCAGAACTTATAATCACTTCATTGTAAAATATAATCAATCTAATTGTTGTATCGTCGAGCtgagtaaataaaaaaattactagCAGCAAAAACAGCTACAATTAAATAGAAAAGACAAGCTATAAAAACATCCTGAATAAAACACACCTCATAGGTGAAACTACAATGTTCCACAGATATCATATTGCCATCAAGAAAGAACTAGGATATTCAGGGACTTCAAACCAAATTAATCAAAGGGCATCCCGGTGCATGATCGTGTGTTCACGAAGGGTTTAGGGAAGGCCACACTTCAAGGGGGTGTAACGTAGGCAGCCTACCTTGACGCAAGCATCAGTGACTGATTCCACAGCTCAAACCCATGACCTATTGATCCTATTCCAAATTCTTTTCCTATCTAATTCAACCAACAAATCATCTTAATCTTAACCAGTATCCTATTTCATGGCCCCGTCCATCGAAAATGCAAATtcaaaacttcatttgataggTCATATGTACGCATCCATCTACTCAGGGACCTGAGATTGTGAAGAGGGAAATACTAGAATAGTTGCTATTGTTTACCTGTGAAGGACTTTCATCTCCTGAAGTCTTAGTCATCTTTGCACTGGCGTCTTCATCATTGGAAAATTGCTTGCGAAGTGAGACATTACCAGACACAGAACTAGGATCAATGAGTAAAGACTCTGACAATGATTTTCTACCAGAGCCATGATGCTCAACAGCAGAGGCTAGATTCTGTCTCGCTATGGAATCCACATGAGAGGTAGTAGTGACATTAACCGGCTGAGAAGCAGGCCTAGTGGATGTCAAACGATTCCCAGATAGCAAGTTCCCAGCAGCTTTACTTAAGCTTGATCTGCGACCCATTGacaattcatttttttccaaaatgagTACCTCAACCTGTAAAAGAAAGATGAAATGAGGCAAAACAAATACTTTGTACCTGAGAAATTTTACTTTAAGAATATAATACGCCAGCGCTAGCTAATAGATGATTACACAGCAAAAGTTCTGGTTTTCATGTTACCTCATTTGATGGATCTTTCTTGAAACCACCAAAAGCCACAAGAAAATCCCTTTCCTTATGCTGCACAAGGACGAGGCTGAATCCCTGGCattcattaaaatattgaaataaacTTACATGAACCACCAAATTGTCAACTTTATGTGATGCATTCTAGAGCAAGAGAATATAATTGTGTTAAAGTACAGGTTCAAACAGCAGATCATAGGTGCACTTTATAATAGACCACACGACTAAATCCTTAACAACCCTTTTGCTTTAGAGAAGTTTTTCATAAACATTAAAACTTGACGCtttgattaaaatatttatttttatttttgaaagctAACAGTTTATTTTTgccataaaataattttacaaaaaCCAAAATACTCTCCCATCTTTTTCAAACACTAATCAAAACACCAATACTCCTTTTTGATAACCGAAATCCCCAAGGGCCGGCCACACGGTTTGAAACTCGGAGGATAATGTCCCCCCActcttctccacttaaataccagGCTTTTCTCTGCAGTGGGGTTGAAACCCACAATATGCACCTAACCCATACAGCACGCATTGACTTTTACAACTAGACCAAAGCCTTTAGGGCAAGTCTAAACACACGTTTGAAAAATCATTTCTAATTATTAGACGAACAGAAATGGCATTGTAGCTAGTCGCAGGCGGATACATAGGGAAGGCAGcaggtggggtgggggtgggggtggagagagagggagaggggGTTTGCACCAAGTCCTCAACCCAAGTTGTATATATAGTTGAAAAGTTACGGGAAATACATATTCATACTTAATCCAAACCCATGATAAAAGGAAAGTAGTGAGTGCAATGATTTTTCACGCAGTTTGATCCATCCATGAAGTCTGGTGGTTGAAACTCCAGACTGCACCACTTACAAGCAAGTTCCAATCCCTGTAAAGGCCCTTTCTCTTCTATCTTCTCCTGCCCCACTCACTCTTCTATCTTCTCTTGCTCACTGTCTATAGACTACTCTTAAACCTATGACATGATTACAAGCAGGTTCCAATCCCTCTAAGGGCCCTTCCTCTTCTATCTTGTCTTGCTCACTATCTATGGACTACTCTCAAACCCATGACATGCATCTAATCCATACATCATGCTAGCTTTAACCACTAGACCACAGCCTTGGGGACAAGTCCAAATGCATATTTGTcaaaattatttccaaaaatTAGACAAACAGAATTGGAACTGTAGCTAATCGCAAGTGGATACATACTAAAGGCAGCGGGTGGGGTGGTTGGGGGTTGCACCCACAGCCCTCAATTCAAGTTGTATATATAGTTGATGTTAGAGTGGGTTAGAGTACCACATTTGTTTGGAATAGACTGATGGTTTGGTTATATGGACTTTGGCAATCCTCCCCTCATAAGCTAGCTGTTTGGGTTGAATTTGAC
This window encodes:
- the LOC129887266 gene encoding acyl-CoA-binding domain-containing protein 6; the protein is MFGFSKRRMKLGRLNSAQGTRSPMRHPKRSSTSSGEGGPPSNNDSEEKSCQCSSGAPEFNNCASGGSENWMLLSIAGEKPTPRFNHAAAVVGNKMVVVGGETASRLLEDVQVLNFDSFSWTTASSKLHLSPTSLPLKIPACKGHALVQWGKKILMVGGKTDPASDKVSVWAFDTETECWSLLEAKGDIPVARSGHTVLRASSVLILFGGEDAKRRKLNDLHMFDLKSLTWLPLHCMGTGPSPRSNHVSALYDDKLLLIFGGSSKSRTLNDLYTLDFETMAWSRIKIRGFHPSPRAGCCGVLCGTKWYIAGGGSRKRRHAETLIFDVLKLEWSVAVASPASSITTNKGFSLVLVQHKERDFLVAFGGFKKDPSNEVEVLILEKNELSMGRRSSLSKAAGNLLSGNRLTSTRPASQPVNVTTTSHVDSIARQNLASAVEHHGSGRKSLSESLLIDPSSVSGNVSLRKQFSNDEDASAKMTKTSGDESPSQEQGANQLDIGIKSCSSGGKIMSEEMSTVSESGHLPTNYRQASANFFQDTDDFVFQEGDYKAGLPASSGACQQYEAKLSSLMRKNGILEGQLATALAGREAAEKNLSSSLKSRQEMEKKMADTVKEMELLKEKLASVELAQEEANSLSNIVHSDNVRLEHDVAFLKAVMDDTQKELHTTRGVLAGERARAFQLQVEVFHLKQRLQSLENRSPTPRKPFHV